A single region of the Triticum dicoccoides isolate Atlit2015 ecotype Zavitan chromosome 2B, WEW_v2.0, whole genome shotgun sequence genome encodes:
- the LOC119363415 gene encoding probable mitochondrial import inner membrane translocase subunit TIM21 gives MAAAAARSGSRRLFSISALVPPKPPSPPPKADPFASLFVPGLSKRTVADGLRGAFAKSGEVVHGSLLTNLPASSVKKSRWYMINANRSGPLTVRKEYRKVLPSFIRPSASYSTQASEKRPKQERTDLTTVEDPFNAPTYNIPEKPVTFVEGASYSVVILAGLGVAALAGYAVFKELIFEPKEYKIFGKALARVQSDSQVTAKIGYPITGYGTESRNRAARQRIQNRVWTDEDGVEHVEVGFHIRGPHGAGKVFAEMFKDSSDRTWKFTFLLVEITSPRPAQIMLESYLPA, from the exons atggcggcggctgcgGCAAGGTCCGGATCCCGGCGCTTGTTCTCCATATCCGCCCTGGTGCCACCGAAGCCACCGAGCCCTCCCCCGAAGGCAGATCCCTTCGCCAGCCTCTTTGTTCCCG ggTTAAGCAAGCGAACAGTAGCTGATGGACTTAGGGGAGCTTTTGCAAAGTCTGGTGAAGTCGTGCATG GTTCTCTTTTGACAAACCTTCCAGCATCATCTGTAAAAAAATCAAGGTGGTATATGATCAATGCAAACCGTTCAGGTCCTTTGACAGTGCGTAAAGAATACCGCAAAGTACTTCCTTCTTTCATAAGGCCATCTGCATCTTACTCCACACAAGCTTCAGAAAAAAGACCAAAACAG GAGAGAACAGACTTGACGACTGTTGAAGATCCCTTTAATGCGCCTACCTACAATATACCTGAGAAGCCAGTGACATTTGTCGAGGGGGCCTCTTACAGTGTTGTAATACTTGCTGGGCTTGGAGTTGCTGCATTGGCTGGATACGCTGTTTTCAAAGAGCTTATATTTGAACCAAAAGA GTACAAGATTTTTGGGAAAGCTCTAGCAAGAGTTCAGAGTGATAGCCAG GTTACAGCCAAAATTGGTTACCCTATAACTGGTTATGGTACGGAATCCAGAAACCGTGCAGCTCGGCAGCGCATCCAAAACAGGGTTTGGACAGATGAGGATGGTGTTGAACATGTGGAG GTAGGCTTTCATATCCGAGGGCCGCATGGAGCTGGAAAGGTGTTTGCGGAGATGTTCAAAGACAGCTCCGACAGGACATGGAAGTTCACGTTTCTTCTCGTCGAGATTACGTCACCGCGACCCGCACAAATCATGTTAGAATCTTACCTACCAGCATAG